From Macaca fascicularis isolate 582-1 chromosome 14, T2T-MFA8v1.1, a single genomic window includes:
- the FIBP gene encoding acidic fibroblast growth factor intracellular-binding protein, with protein sequence MTSELDIFVGNTTLIDEDVYRLWLDGYSVTDAVALRVRSGILEQTGATAAVLQSDTMDHYRTFHMLERLLHAPPKLLHQLIFQIPPSRQALLIERYYAFDEAFVREVLGKKLSKGTKKDLDDISTKTGITLKSCRRQFDNFKRVFKVVEEMRGSLVDNIQQHFLLSDRLARDYAAIVFFANNRFETGKKKLQYLSFGDFAFCAELMIQNWTLGAVDSQMDDMDMDLDKEFLQDLKELKVLVADKDLLDLHKSLVCTALRGKLGVFSEMEANFKNLSRGLVNVAAKLTHNKDVRDLFVDLVEKFVEPCRSDHWPLSDVRFFLNQYSASVHSLDGFRHQALWDRYMGTLRGCLLRLYHD encoded by the exons TGACCGACGCGGTGGCCCTGCGGGTGCGCTCGGGAATCCTGGAGCAGACGGGCGCCACGGCAGCGGTGCTGCAGAGCGACACCATGGACCATTACCGCACCTTCCACATGCTCGAGCGGCTGCTGCACGCACCACCCAAGCTACTGCACCAGCTCATCTTCCAGATTCCGCCCTCCCGGCAGGCACTACTCATCGAGAG GTACTATGCCTTTGATGAGGCCTTTGTTCGGGAGGTGCTGGGCAAGAAGCTGTCCAAAGGCACCAAGAAAGACCTGGATGACATCAGCACCAAAACAGGCATCACCCTCAAGAGCTGCCGGAGACAG TTTGACAACTTTAAGCGAGTCTTCAAGGTGGTAGAGGAAATGCGGGGCTCCCTGGTGGACAATATTCAGCAACACTTTCTCCTCTCTGACCGGTTGGCCAG GGACTATGCAGCCATCGTCTTCTTTGCTAACAACCGCTTtgagacagggaagaaaaaaCTGCAGTATCTGAGCTTCGGTGACTTTGCCTTCTGCGCTGAGCTCATGATCCAAAACTGGACCCTTGGAGCCGTCG ACTCGCAGATGGATGACATGGACATGGACTTAGACAAGGAATTTCTCCAGGACTTGAAGGAACTCAAGGTGCTAGTGGCTGACAAGGACCTTCTGGACCTGCATAAGAG CCTGGTGTGCACTGCTCTCCGGGGAAAGCTGGGCGTCTTCTCTGAGATGGAAGCTAACTTCAAG AACCTGTCCCGGGGGCTGGTGAACGTGGCCGCCAAGCTGACTCACAATAAAGATGTCAGAGACCTGTTTGTGGACCTCGTGGAGAAG TTTGTGGAACCCTGCCGCTCCGACCACTGGCCACTCAGCGACGTGCGGTTCTTCCTGAATCAGTATTCAGCGTCTGTCCACTCCCTCGATGGCTTCCG ACACCAGGCCCTCTGGGACCGCTACATGGGCACCCTCCGCGGCTGCCTCCTGCGCCTCTATCATGACTGA